The Amblyomma americanum isolate KBUSLIRL-KWMA chromosome 5, ASM5285725v1, whole genome shotgun sequence genome window below encodes:
- the LOC144132850 gene encoding isocitrate dehydrogenase [NADP] cytoplasmic-like produces MERIKCGPIVEMPGDDMARVIWDLVRDNLILPFVDVELKVYDLSISNRNETDNMVTLQARDALRRYNCGVKCATITAERDVLEMYQLKRMWQSPNSVIRNSLGGALFREPIICANVPPLVKQWRKPIVVARHAFGDQYIGKDFVVPGPGSLEVSFTPSIGSPYHVQVYEFQDTQGVAAAMCNTDKSITEFAYSCFQFALHRNLPLYLSTKETILKKYDGRFKDIFERLYEKKYKPKFKDQGIFFQHRLTDDMVARSLRMEGGFVWACKNYDGDIQSDFVAQGFGSLGLMTSVLMCPDGKTLVADVAHGTVTKHYRRYKAGLETSTNSMATIYTWTKAIRHRGKLDDNLKLGTFAATLEKAALDLVESGYMTKDLALCVKGFGNVQRQDYLNTFDFIDKVADKMKTAYQQIFLEESA; encoded by the exons ATGGAGCGCATCAAGTGCGGCCCCATCGTCGAGATGCCGGGAGACGACATGGCGCGCGTCATCTGGGACCTGGTACGCGACAACCTCATCCTGCCATTCGTGGACGTCGAGCTCAAG GTGTACGACCTGTCTATCAGCAACCGCAACGAGACCGACAACATGGTGACGCTGCAGGCTCGCGACGCACTCAGGCGCTACAACTGCGGCGTCAAGTGCGCCACCATTACGGCTGAGCGCGACGTGCTGGAGATGTACCAGCTGAAGCGCATGTGGCAGTCACCAAACTCGGTCATCCGCAACTCCCTCGGCGGGGCTCTTTTCCGCGAGCCCATCATCTGCGCCAACGTGCCGCCGCTCGTCAAACAGTGGCGCAAGCCCATCGTGGTAGCCCGTCACGCGTTCGGGGACCAGTATATTGGCAA GGACTTCGTGGTTCCAGGGCCGGGCTCTTTGGAGGTGTCCTTCACGCCCAGCATCGGTTCTCCGTACCACGTTCAGGTGTACGAGTTCCAGGACACGCAGGGGGTCGCCGCAGCGATGTGCAACACGGACAAGTCCATCACCGAATTCGCGTACAGCTGCTTCCAGTTTGCGCTGCACCGCAACCTGCCCCTCTACCTGAGCACCAAGGAGACCATCCTCAAGAAATACGACGGTCGCTTCAAGGACATCTTCGAGCGGCTCTACGAAAAGAAATACAAGCCTAAGTTCAAGGACCAGGGCATCTTCTTCCAGCACCGCCTCACCGACGACATGGTAGCAAG ATCGCTTAGGATGGAGGGAGGCTTCGTCTGGGCATGCAAGAACTACGACGGCGACATACAGTCGGACTTTGTGGCCCAGGGTTTCGGCTCGCTCGGCCTCATGACCAGCGTGCTCATGTGCCCCGACGGCAAGACGCTGGTCGCGGACGTCGCTCACGGCACGGTGACCAAGCACTACCGTCGTTACAAGGCCGGCCTCGAGACCTCGACCAACTCGATGGCCACCATCTACACATGGACTAAGGCCATACGCCACCGCGGAAAGCTTGACGACAACCTCAAGCTCGGCACCTTTGCCGCGACTCTGGAAAAGGCTGCCCTGGACCTGGTCGAGAGCGGTTACATGACCAAAGACTTGGCCCTGTGCGTCAAAGGGTTCGGGAATGTCCAGAGACAGGACTACCTGAACACCTTCGATTTTATCGACAAGGTGGCCGACAAGATGAAGACAGCGTACCAGCAGATCTTCTTGGAAGAATCTGCCTGA